In Planctomycetia bacterium, one DNA window encodes the following:
- the dnaN gene encoding DNA polymerase III subunit beta, whose protein sequence is MKCVIDRAALLEALAATSSVLLTRTPKLILQCIRVTAEKQGVILTAYDQEVGLRYVVKQVDVTKTGETLVPGERLFSIVRESADETLAFETDGDVLQIRGADSYFRINGQNVREFPPVPDMEGESDFVVKVAALREAVDKTLFAAARENTRYAINGVLWEKSGKQMNLVATDGRRLAMSGVSLEKAVGEDRSAIVPTKALSLLGKLHFDADESMDVQIKQNQVLLRTSRATISSVLVEGHFPKYQDVIPRDNDKKIPLQTETFRSAVRRAALLANMESRGVRIAISSEGMVLTSRSPEQGEARINVTVDYKGAPIEIGFNPEFLLDALKVCDAEIMLELKDPGRPGVIKSGPHFTYVVMPVNLS, encoded by the coding sequence ATGAAATGCGTCATTGATCGAGCTGCGTTGCTGGAAGCCCTCGCGGCGACCTCCAGTGTCCTGCTGACCCGCACCCCTAAACTCATCCTCCAGTGCATCCGCGTCACGGCGGAGAAACAGGGCGTCATTCTCACGGCCTACGACCAGGAAGTCGGTCTGCGATATGTGGTGAAGCAGGTGGATGTGACCAAGACGGGCGAAACACTGGTGCCCGGCGAACGGTTGTTCTCGATTGTTCGCGAGTCGGCCGACGAGACCCTTGCGTTCGAGACCGACGGTGATGTTCTTCAGATTCGGGGCGCCGACAGCTATTTCAGGATCAACGGCCAGAACGTGCGAGAGTTTCCGCCGGTGCCCGATATGGAAGGCGAATCGGATTTTGTCGTAAAGGTGGCTGCCCTGCGTGAAGCGGTTGACAAGACGCTCTTTGCCGCGGCGCGCGAGAACACGCGCTACGCCATCAACGGCGTGCTGTGGGAAAAGAGCGGCAAGCAAATGAACCTCGTTGCGACCGATGGCCGGCGGCTGGCGATGTCCGGCGTCTCGTTGGAGAAAGCCGTTGGGGAGGATCGCTCGGCGATTGTTCCGACGAAGGCGCTTTCGCTGCTGGGCAAGCTGCACTTCGACGCCGACGAGTCGATGGACGTGCAGATCAAACAGAATCAGGTGCTGTTGCGTACCTCGCGTGCGACGATCAGCAGCGTGCTGGTCGAGGGCCATTTCCCGAAGTATCAGGACGTGATCCCGCGCGACAACGATAAAAAGATCCCGCTGCAAACCGAGACGTTTCGCAGCGCCGTGCGACGGGCCGCCCTGCTGGCCAACATGGAGTCCAGGGGCGTGCGCATCGCCATTTCGAGCGAGGGCATGGTGCTGACCAGCCGCTCACCGGAGCAGGGCGAGGCGCGCATCAACGTGACGGTGGACTACAAGGGTGCGCCGATCGAGATCGGCTTCAATCCGGAGTTTCTGCTTGACGCGTTGAAGGTCTGCGATGCCGAGATCATGCTGGAATTGAAAGACCCGGGTCGCCCGGGTGTTATCAAGAGCGGGCCGCATTTCACGTATGTGGTCATGCCGGTGAATTTGTCCTGA
- a CDS encoding SLBB domain-containing protein produces MAVGRGLRGVGIVTCLAGILAAGSACSPAGESGNWLLNGFLDPAQVGQFRGEKRNEVRSVISILEEPMGIPNTEEPTPDDHVARFEETRIAPGDGVNITIFELMAAGQASETQVRVGNSGYETIPGIGRIRLIGFTPRELELEIKRYLKEQDILADADVQVTLLDVRSLQYSILGSVQRPGTFVLPRPDYRLLQAIAEAGGISPQIEKVYVFRKGEPGPDEAGAAGAGAPGATGQMAYHLSDVGRTGGGLPFKQPNASSAPENQDVPTSSASEPPSSQGDGLPSEPTPSSDLPGLASEEPTSTPASLPASMPLNEPATTGKTVDEMEILEGRTGTSQPSITWDPARGGWVIEGAPAGRVPESESPSGSQPAGPPATPQGVFATSGEDRTRIIEIPAKELMEGDTRYNIVIRPFDVIQIPPGAVGEYYVQGNVVRPGAYAMNGRRPTLKEAIASAGGFGALAWPSRVDLVRRVSQDEEQIIQVNLDAIYAGEAPDLYLKPNDLVNVGSSPAAVFLAVLRNAFRFTYGFGFVYDRNFADADSFGAREQVRQRRLQEAQIRGLPTN; encoded by the coding sequence ATGGCTGTTGGTCGAGGGCTGCGGGGTGTCGGAATTGTGACATGCCTCGCGGGCATCCTGGCGGCCGGGTCGGCGTGCAGCCCCGCGGGCGAATCCGGCAACTGGCTGCTGAACGGGTTTTTGGATCCGGCGCAGGTGGGCCAGTTTCGCGGCGAGAAGCGGAACGAAGTGCGCAGCGTCATCAGCATTCTTGAAGAGCCGATGGGCATCCCGAATACCGAGGAGCCGACGCCAGATGATCACGTCGCGCGCTTTGAAGAGACGCGCATCGCACCCGGGGACGGCGTGAACATTACAATTTTCGAGTTGATGGCGGCGGGCCAGGCGTCGGAGACACAGGTTCGCGTGGGCAATTCCGGTTACGAGACCATTCCGGGAATTGGCCGGATCCGGTTGATCGGTTTCACGCCGCGCGAGCTGGAGCTGGAAATTAAGCGCTACCTCAAAGAACAAGACATCCTTGCCGACGCCGACGTGCAAGTCACCCTTCTGGACGTGCGCAGCCTGCAATACTCGATTCTGGGGTCGGTTCAGCGACCCGGCACATTCGTCCTGCCTCGGCCGGATTATCGTCTGCTTCAGGCGATCGCGGAGGCCGGAGGCATCAGCCCGCAGATCGAGAAAGTTTACGTTTTTCGAAAAGGCGAGCCGGGTCCCGACGAAGCCGGCGCCGCCGGCGCGGGTGCTCCCGGAGCGACCGGCCAGATGGCCTACCATCTGTCCGACGTAGGCCGAACCGGTGGCGGCTTGCCCTTCAAGCAGCCAAACGCAAGCAGCGCGCCGGAGAATCAGGATGTGCCGACTTCGTCAGCCAGTGAACCACCGTCATCACAGGGTGATGGGCTTCCCTCCGAGCCGACGCCCAGCTCGGATTTGCCTGGTCTGGCGAGCGAAGAGCCGACTTCAACGCCGGCATCGTTACCCGCCTCGATGCCACTGAATGAGCCGGCCACGACGGGAAAGACCGTGGATGAAATGGAGATTCTCGAAGGTCGGACCGGAACGTCCCAGCCGTCCATTACATGGGATCCGGCGCGGGGTGGGTGGGTGATTGAGGGTGCACCGGCGGGGCGGGTTCCAGAATCAGAATCGCCGTCGGGCTCCCAGCCTGCCGGGCCTCCTGCGACGCCCCAGGGCGTTTTCGCGACGAGCGGAGAAGATCGAACGCGGATCATCGAGATACCTGCGAAAGAGCTGATGGAGGGAGATACTCGTTACAACATCGTGATACGTCCGTTCGACGTCATCCAGATTCCGCCTGGCGCCGTGGGCGAGTACTACGTTCAAGGGAACGTGGTGCGTCCGGGGGCGTACGCGATGAACGGCCGCCGGCCGACGCTGAAAGAGGCGATCGCCAGCGCGGGTGGATTTGGCGCGTTGGCGTGGCCGTCACGGGTCGATCTGGTTCGCCGGGTGAGCCAGGACGAGGAGCAGATTATCCAGGTGAATTTGGACGCGATCTACGCGGGCGAAGCGCCGGACCTGTACCTGAAGCCCAATGATCTGGTGAACGTCGGATCGTCACCCGCCGCCGTCTTCCTGGCGGTGTTGCGGAATGCGTTTCGATTTACGTATGGGTTCGGCTTCGTGTATGATCGCAACTTCGCGGATGCGGACAGCTTCGGCGCGCGGGAACAAGTCAGGCAGCGTCGGTTGCAGGAAGCCCAAATACGCGGCCTGCCGACGAACTGA
- the gyrB gene encoding DNA topoisomerase (ATP-hydrolyzing) subunit B encodes MSASVTDTQVTNPAEEKAKAARGHGEYGADSIKVLEGMEAVRKRPSMYIGDTGLHGLHHLVWEVVDNSVDEALGGFCKSITVKINSDGSCTVTDDGRGIPFEPKRVPENPQLDGKSTLEIVLTVLHAGGKFDRDSYTISGGLHGVGVSVVNALSSSMVVEVQREGKVATMRFERGKVVKPLEFIGETTRTGTRVEFMPDAEIFDDINFRTETLVTRLRELAYLNEGLRIRFIDERIGKQEEYFYTDGLRAFVNHMNEGKAGLHKAQVLAGRDEAQGLACKIAFQFNDGYNENILSFANNIKNRDGGTHLSGFQMGLTRTLNAYARKNNLLKGDLQIKGEDWREGLTAIVSVQVREPDFQGQTKDRLMNAEVEGFVQTVVNEQLGNWLEENPGDAKKVIQKGIQAAVAREAARKAREATRKSALSSGNLPGKLWDCRSKDPGESELFLVEGDSAGGSAKQGRDSMRQAILPLKGKILNVEKARLDRVLSHEEIKTIISALGCGVPGSEDFDATKCRYGKIIIMTDADVDGSHIRTLLLTFFFRHMRSLIDNGFMFVAQPPLYLLKRGKKAEFVLNDTVLDGKLNEWGLEGTRLEVRSDGSQTPRHIEGEKLRELVRTLDEISFIERSLNRRGIDFESFVKNHVMDRAAPLPQVRAVLAGAEHYFADDDAFNAFRRQAAEKHAQLEVIDGGMSLPGEDGEGEVVRLVRYELPESRRLEKCLRTLEEFKLPLTDYFLRREELITGELSPARYVLLPAEGEAVDLDGLGSVASGVRKLGQRGTTVKRFKGLGEMNAEELWETTLDPTRRQLLKVVISEEAGDVEQLETDWRNADRIFSILMGEDVEIRRGFIETNAIHVKDLDI; translated from the coding sequence ATGAGCGCATCCGTGACTGACACGCAAGTGACCAATCCGGCCGAGGAGAAGGCGAAAGCCGCCCGCGGCCACGGCGAATACGGGGCCGACAGCATCAAGGTGCTGGAGGGCATGGAGGCGGTGCGCAAGCGCCCCTCGATGTACATCGGCGACACCGGCCTGCACGGCCTGCATCACCTCGTCTGGGAAGTCGTGGACAACTCGGTGGACGAGGCCCTGGGCGGCTTCTGCAAGAGCATCACCGTCAAGATCAACTCCGACGGAAGCTGCACCGTCACCGATGACGGCCGCGGCATTCCCTTCGAGCCGAAACGCGTTCCGGAGAATCCCCAGCTCGACGGCAAGAGCACGCTGGAGATCGTGCTGACGGTGCTGCACGCCGGCGGCAAGTTCGATCGCGACAGCTACACGATCAGCGGTGGCCTGCACGGCGTCGGCGTCAGCGTGGTCAACGCCCTCTCGTCGTCGATGGTCGTCGAGGTGCAGCGCGAGGGCAAAGTCGCCACGATGCGCTTCGAGCGCGGCAAGGTCGTCAAGCCGCTGGAGTTCATCGGCGAGACGACCCGCACCGGCACGCGCGTCGAGTTCATGCCCGACGCCGAGATCTTCGACGACATCAACTTCCGCACCGAAACGCTCGTCACGCGCCTGCGCGAGCTGGCCTACCTGAACGAGGGCCTGCGCATTCGCTTCATCGACGAGCGCATCGGCAAGCAGGAGGAGTATTTCTACACCGACGGGCTGCGGGCCTTCGTCAATCACATGAACGAGGGCAAGGCCGGTCTGCACAAGGCGCAGGTGCTCGCCGGGCGAGACGAGGCGCAGGGCCTGGCCTGCAAGATCGCGTTTCAGTTCAACGACGGCTACAACGAGAACATTCTTTCCTTTGCCAACAACATCAAGAATCGCGACGGCGGCACACACCTCTCCGGCTTTCAAATGGGCCTGACGCGCACGCTGAATGCGTACGCGCGCAAGAACAACCTGCTCAAGGGCGATTTGCAGATCAAGGGCGAGGACTGGCGCGAGGGACTCACCGCGATCGTTTCGGTGCAGGTGCGCGAGCCGGACTTTCAGGGTCAGACCAAAGATCGCCTCATGAACGCGGAGGTCGAGGGGTTTGTTCAGACAGTTGTCAACGAGCAGCTTGGCAACTGGCTGGAGGAAAACCCCGGCGACGCCAAGAAGGTGATTCAGAAGGGCATCCAGGCGGCCGTCGCCCGCGAGGCGGCGCGCAAGGCCCGCGAGGCGACGCGCAAGAGCGCCCTGTCCAGTGGAAACCTGCCCGGCAAACTCTGGGACTGCCGCAGCAAGGACCCCGGCGAAAGCGAATTGTTCCTGGTCGAGGGTGATTCGGCCGGCGGTTCGGCCAAGCAGGGGCGCGATTCGATGCGCCAGGCGATCCTGCCGCTCAAAGGCAAGATTTTGAACGTTGAGAAGGCCCGGCTGGATCGCGTCCTCTCGCACGAGGAAATCAAGACGATCATCAGCGCGCTGGGCTGCGGCGTGCCTGGGAGCGAGGATTTCGACGCGACCAAGTGCCGCTACGGAAAGATCATTATCATGACGGACGCCGACGTGGACGGCAGTCACATCCGCACGCTGCTGCTCACCTTCTTCTTTCGCCACATGCGATCATTGATCGACAACGGGTTCATGTTCGTGGCGCAGCCGCCGTTGTATCTGCTCAAGCGCGGCAAGAAGGCGGAGTTCGTGCTGAACGACACCGTCCTGGACGGCAAACTGAACGAATGGGGCCTCGAAGGAACACGGCTGGAGGTACGGAGCGACGGTTCGCAGACGCCGCGGCACATCGAGGGCGAGAAGCTGCGCGAGCTGGTGCGCACGCTGGATGAGATCTCCTTCATCGAGCGGTCCCTGAACCGGCGCGGCATTGATTTTGAGTCGTTTGTCAAGAATCACGTGATGGATCGCGCCGCACCGCTGCCGCAGGTGCGAGCCGTGCTGGCCGGGGCCGAGCATTACTTTGCCGATGACGACGCCTTCAACGCCTTCCGTCGTCAGGCCGCCGAGAAGCACGCGCAGCTGGAGGTCATCGACGGCGGCATGAGCCTGCCCGGCGAAGACGGCGAGGGTGAAGTGGTGCGGCTGGTGCGCTACGAATTGCCCGAGAGCCGCCGGCTGGAGAAATGCCTCCGCACGCTGGAAGAGTTCAAGTTGCCGCTGACGGATTACTTCCTGCGGCGCGAGGAGTTGATCACCGGCGAGTTAAGCCCCGCGCGATACGTCCTGTTGCCGGCCGAAGGCGAGGCGGTCGATCTGGACGGCCTGGGGAGCGTGGCATCGGGTGTGCGCAAACTGGGCCAGCGCGGCACGACGGTGAAACGCTTCAAAGGTCTGGGTGAGATGAACGCCGAGGAACTGTGGGAAACGACGCTCGACCCGACCAGGCGGCAATTGCTCAAGGTCGTCATCTCCGAGGAGGCCGGCGACGTGGAGCAGTTGGAGACCGACTGGCGCAACGCCGATCGTATCTTTTCGATTCTCATGGGCGAAGACGTCGAGATTCGCCGCGGGTTCATCGAAACCAACGCGATCCACGTCAAGGACCTGGATATCTGA
- a CDS encoding acetyltransferase — MELVIFGAGGHGRVVLDILQQAKQHKPVGFIDSNLKLRGRRVDGLPVLGDLDALPDLHARGIRAAVVAIGDNGVRRAMAEALHENGFEVLSAVHPSAQLAGNASIGRGVVIAAGALVCAHCQIGDYTILNTGCIVDHESMIGTAVHICPGVRLAGHVTVESGAFIGIGATVVQNVRVGFESVVGAGAVVTRDVAPMTTVVGVPARSIKDAPNAEEFASQMGRPQQITATIPV, encoded by the coding sequence ATGGAACTCGTCATCTTCGGCGCGGGCGGACACGGACGAGTCGTGCTCGATATTCTCCAGCAGGCCAAACAGCACAAACCCGTCGGTTTCATCGACAGCAATCTCAAGCTCCGCGGCCGCCGGGTCGACGGCCTGCCCGTTCTCGGGGATCTCGACGCCCTGCCCGATCTGCACGCGCGCGGAATCCGTGCCGCGGTTGTCGCCATTGGCGACAACGGCGTCCGCCGCGCCATGGCGGAAGCGCTTCACGAAAACGGCTTCGAAGTACTCTCGGCGGTTCATCCATCCGCGCAGCTCGCCGGCAACGCTTCCATCGGCCGCGGCGTCGTCATCGCCGCCGGCGCGCTGGTCTGTGCGCACTGCCAGATCGGTGACTACACGATTCTGAATACCGGGTGCATCGTCGATCACGAGTCGATGATCGGCACGGCCGTTCACATCTGCCCCGGTGTGCGCCTCGCGGGCCACGTTACCGTCGAGAGCGGCGCGTTCATCGGAATCGGCGCGACGGTGGTGCAGAACGTTCGCGTCGGGTTCGAGTCGGTCGTCGGCGCGGGGGCGGTGGTCACGCGCGACGTGGCGCCGATGACAACCGTCGTCGGCGTGCCGGCGCGATCCATCAAGGATGCGCCCAACGCCGAGGAGTTCGCCTCGCAGATGGGCCGTCCCCAACAAATCACAGCGACGATTCCGGTTTGA
- a CDS encoding exosortase/archaeosortase family protein, with product MSVDNAPAHKGSPSPAAAVSAGVASRRRPADALPSWAAYLGGSGIIKIAVLAALMAWLYWAHLVRLYTLWKEPDWSHGFLLPFFALYILNTKKRELMEAEHRGSIWGWVLIAGSLGVFLWSIYAKIGYPQSLSIVSVIAGLVLLLCGWRTFYVSLFPIAFLVLTIPPPDRLYRAFTQPLQQGAAAVATAVLNLFPGAEVERNGINIWFFMDSGHQGTFTVAGACSGMRSLMAFVALGLATAYFAPRPTWQRLFMAAVTVPVALFCNVLRVIITGSFQMYERGDLASGTPHSLLGFLMFGVGFGIYALLLWVLDHLFVSDEEASTAQAEAA from the coding sequence ATGAGTGTCGACAACGCGCCAGCCCACAAAGGCAGCCCTTCGCCGGCCGCAGCGGTCTCCGCAGGCGTTGCATCGAGGCGGCGTCCCGCGGATGCGCTGCCGAGTTGGGCGGCGTATCTTGGCGGATCGGGCATAATCAAAATCGCCGTGCTTGCGGCGCTCATGGCCTGGCTTTACTGGGCGCATCTGGTCCGCCTGTACACGCTGTGGAAAGAGCCCGACTGGTCTCACGGATTTCTGCTGCCGTTTTTTGCGCTTTATATCCTGAATACGAAGAAGCGCGAGCTGATGGAGGCGGAGCATCGCGGTTCGATCTGGGGCTGGGTGCTGATCGCCGGCTCGCTGGGCGTCTTCCTCTGGAGCATCTACGCCAAGATCGGCTATCCCCAGTCGCTTTCGATCGTATCGGTGATTGCCGGGCTGGTCCTGCTGTTGTGTGGCTGGCGCACCTTTTATGTATCGCTGTTTCCAATCGCGTTTCTCGTGCTGACCATTCCGCCGCCGGACCGGCTCTATCGCGCGTTCACGCAGCCGCTGCAACAAGGCGCGGCGGCTGTAGCGACGGCTGTCTTAAATTTGTTTCCCGGGGCCGAAGTGGAGCGCAACGGAATCAATATCTGGTTTTTCATGGACAGCGGCCACCAGGGGACGTTCACGGTGGCCGGCGCGTGCAGTGGCATGCGGTCTCTGATGGCGTTTGTGGCGCTGGGGCTGGCGACGGCCTATTTCGCGCCGCGACCGACGTGGCAGCGGTTGTTCATGGCGGCGGTGACGGTTCCGGTCGCGTTGTTCTGCAATGTGTTGCGCGTCATCATTACGGGGTCGTTCCAGATGTACGAGCGGGGTGATCTGGCTTCCGGCACGCCGCACTCGCTGCTGGGATTTCTGATGTTCGGCGTGGGATTCGGCATTTATGCCTTGCTGCTGTGGGTGCTCGATCACTTGTTCGTCTCGGACGAAGAGGCCTCCACGGCGCAGGCGGAAGCAGCATGA
- a CDS encoding exosortase-associated EpsI family protein, with protein sequence MTTIRNQLYFGLAVLTLGGTAAYVQIQTARGALQLLKKPLPIRKPLVDMNRDAMMPYRVMREDRLSAEIVENLGTQEYINWVLQETGPRDAKPIHFSVTYYTGVQDQVPHVPEECMFQGGMTQESDTTLTLKLPRLGREVQVRRLSFNTPRQLGQRAYVYYTICVNGAFYGDRQLVRLKMANPTESHLYYSKVEISLDGSGVDNPTRFDEQAAEVFDRALTELFKSHWPPPGSERGGMAAPGSGAASS encoded by the coding sequence ATGACAACGATCCGTAATCAGTTGTACTTTGGTCTGGCGGTGCTGACGCTCGGCGGAACGGCGGCATACGTTCAGATTCAAACGGCGCGCGGGGCGCTTCAGTTGCTGAAAAAGCCGCTTCCCATTCGCAAGCCGCTGGTGGACATGAACCGCGACGCGATGATGCCGTATCGAGTGATGCGGGAAGATCGTCTGTCGGCGGAGATCGTTGAAAATCTCGGGACACAGGAATACATCAACTGGGTGCTTCAGGAGACCGGCCCGCGTGACGCCAAACCGATTCATTTTTCGGTGACGTATTACACGGGGGTTCAGGACCAGGTGCCGCACGTTCCAGAGGAATGCATGTTTCAAGGGGGGATGACCCAGGAATCGGACACCACGCTGACGCTGAAGCTGCCCCGCCTCGGGCGGGAGGTGCAGGTTCGTCGGTTGAGCTTCAACACGCCGCGGCAGCTTGGCCAGCGTGCGTATGTCTATTACACTATTTGCGTTAACGGCGCGTTCTACGGCGATCGCCAATTGGTTCGCCTGAAAATGGCGAACCCGACGGAGTCCCACCTGTACTATTCCAAGGTGGAGATTTCGCTGGACGGCAGCGGCGTGGACAACCCGACCCGGTTTGATGAACAGGCCGCGGAGGTGTTTGACCGCGCGTTGACGGAGTTGTTCAAATCGCATTGGCCGCCGCCCGGTTCCGAACGCGGCGGCATGGCCGCGCCAGGGAGCGGCGCGGCGTCCAGTTGA
- a CDS encoding DUF721 domain-containing protein: MASRRSAILAAEGMTGASRAAQRLFWQRNAIQRRQTAKRLDLLASEALAAAPTDLDQLTDAWRRVVPPAQRDHSAVEKLHRGTLTVVVDSAATRYVLNGLSGATILPALANELGDARVRRIVFRVGPIQRRKHAAGEGRSRSK, encoded by the coding sequence ATGGCAAGTCGGCGAAGTGCGATTCTGGCAGCAGAGGGCATGACGGGTGCCTCGCGTGCGGCACAGCGGCTGTTTTGGCAGCGGAACGCGATCCAGCGGCGCCAGACAGCGAAGCGGCTGGATCTGCTGGCGAGCGAAGCGTTAGCCGCCGCGCCGACGGATTTGGATCAGTTGACCGATGCCTGGCGGCGCGTGGTTCCGCCGGCGCAACGTGACCACAGCGCGGTGGAAAAACTGCACCGTGGCACATTGACGGTTGTCGTGGACAGCGCCGCGACGCGGTATGTGCTGAATGGGTTGAGCGGCGCTACCATCCTGCCGGCGCTGGCGAACGAGCTGGGAGATGCCCGCGTACGTCGCATCGTGTTTCGCGTCGGACCGATCCAGCGCAGGAAACACGCGGCAGGTGAAGGCCGATCAAGGAGCAAATGA
- a CDS encoding site-specific DNA-methyltransferase, which produces MDAMKRPPKLNAIHNIDCLDGLAALPEGSVDLAFADPPFNIGYDYDVYDDRRAADEYVAWCQKWIAGVRRVLKPDGAFWLAIGDEYAAELKVLATREIGFHLRSWVIWFYTFGVHCTHKFTRSHAHLFYFTKDAKAFTFNADEVRVPSARQLVYADKRADSRGRLPDDTWMIPPTPLPADVPTSDGFVLRPQDIPDRFPPGSDVWYFSRVAGTFNERRGWHGCQMPEQLLGRIIRACSREGETVLDPFGGSGTTLAVAKKLGRRFIGFELSKDYAANIDERLKSIRPGDPLTGPADPLTTAPTTRRGRVISESPNKSDAPAHQKRRRGTKSRGLQPARLFE; this is translated from the coding sequence ATGGACGCCATGAAACGCCCGCCCAAGCTCAACGCCATTCACAACATTGACTGCCTCGACGGCCTCGCCGCCCTGCCCGAAGGCTCCGTCGATCTCGCCTTCGCCGATCCGCCCTTCAACATCGGTTATGACTACGACGTGTACGACGACCGCCGCGCGGCGGATGAGTACGTCGCGTGGTGTCAGAAGTGGATCGCGGGCGTGCGCCGCGTGCTCAAGCCTGATGGCGCGTTCTGGCTGGCCATTGGCGACGAGTACGCCGCCGAACTGAAAGTGCTCGCCACGCGCGAGATCGGTTTCCACCTGCGAAGCTGGGTCATCTGGTTCTATACCTTCGGCGTTCACTGCACACACAAGTTCACGCGCAGCCACGCGCATCTGTTCTACTTCACCAAGGACGCCAAAGCGTTCACCTTCAACGCCGACGAAGTGCGCGTACCCTCCGCCAGACAACTGGTCTATGCCGACAAGCGGGCCGATTCGCGAGGCCGCCTGCCAGACGATACCTGGATGATTCCGCCGACACCGCTACCCGCTGATGTACCAACCTCCGATGGTTTCGTCCTTCGCCCGCAGGATATTCCCGACCGCTTTCCACCCGGCAGCGACGTGTGGTATTTCTCCCGCGTCGCCGGCACGTTCAACGAACGCCGCGGCTGGCACGGCTGCCAGATGCCCGAGCAACTGCTCGGCCGCATCATCCGCGCCTGTTCGCGCGAGGGCGAAACGGTGCTCGACCCCTTCGGCGGCAGCGGCACGACGCTGGCGGTGGCGAAGAAACTGGGTCGTCGCTTCATCGGCTTCGAGCTGTCAAAGGACTATGCCGCGAACATCGACGAGCGTCTTAAATCAATCAGGCCTGGTGACCCGCTCACCGGCCCGGCCGATCCCCTGACCACCGCGCCGACGACGCGCAGGGGTCGCGTGATAAGCGAATCCCCGAACAAGAGCGACGCCCCGGCGCATCAGAAGCGGCGGCGCGGAACAAAGAGCCGCGGGCTTCAGCCCGCGCGGCTGTTCGAATAG